A single region of the Rickettsiales bacterium genome encodes:
- a CDS encoding NADH-quinone oxidoreductase subunit A, protein MYEFVEQNITHYLPIIIFLCVASVLSFIMIIIPTLFAAHKPDKEKVSPYECGFDPFQDSRIEFDVRFYLVAILFIIFDLEVIFLFPWAITLGKIGALGFWSMMIFLGLLTIGFIYEWKKGALEWE, encoded by the coding sequence ATGTATGAATTTGTAGAACAAAATATTACCCATTATCTACCAATCATAATTTTTTTATGCGTTGCATCAGTTTTGTCTTTTATAATGATAATTATACCAACTCTTTTTGCAGCTCATAAACCTGACAAAGAAAAAGTCTCTCCTTATGAATGCGGCTTTGATCCTTTTCAAGATTCACGTATTGAATTTGACGTTCGTTTTTATCTGGTTGCTATTTTATTCATTATTTTTGATCTAGAAGTTATATTTCTATTCCCTTGGGCCATAACCTTAGGTAAAATAGGCGCGTTAGGATTTTGGTCAATGATGATATTTTTAGGCTTATTGACCATAGGATTTATTTACGAATGGAAAAAAGGTGCTTTAGAGTGGGAATGA
- a CDS encoding rhodanese-like domain-containing protein, giving the protein MEIIILIGMKNITGFAVGKVSSAQCWKALQAKEKAYLIDVRTPEEWQETGVADLGAIKKEVKLLSWVFLTPSIHQNSNFINDLEQLFSNREVELYFICKSGGRSMQAAEVALSLGYKKAFNVEDGFVGDKMSKSGWMNSDLPRREV; this is encoded by the coding sequence ATGGAAATCATTATACTAATAGGCATGAAAAATATCACCGGCTTTGCTGTTGGTAAAGTAAGTTCTGCACAATGTTGGAAGGCTTTGCAAGCAAAAGAAAAAGCATATCTCATAGACGTTAGGACGCCAGAAGAATGGCAGGAAACGGGGGTTGCAGATTTGGGTGCTATCAAAAAGGAAGTTAAATTACTCAGTTGGGTATTTTTAACTCCAAGCATTCATCAAAATAGTAATTTTATAAATGATTTAGAACAGCTTTTTTCCAATAGGGAAGTTGAATTATACTTTATCTGTAAATCTGGTGGAAGATCAATGCAGGCGGCTGAAGTGGCATTGAGTTTAGGTTATAAAAAAGCATTTAATGTTGAAGATGGATTTGTAGGAGATAAAATGAGTAAGAGTGGTTGGATGAACAGTGATTTGCCTAGGAGAGAAGTATGA